The following is a genomic window from Marinococcus sp. PL1-022.
TTGACTTAGCGGTTTCAAACGCCAATCAGAACGTAAACCAGTGGCAGTTCGAGCGGGACGGAGAAGCTTTGGAAGATACAGGTGTAACTAATGAGGCCATAAGTACAGAGCTTCGCCTGCTCGGGGAAGGGTTACCATTTGGGCAGTGGAACGAGAATAATGAGATTGCGCCAGTCCAAATAATGTATGATAACGGCGAGCAGGTGACAAACAGCGACCTGGACCAAATCGTTATGGCCAGGAACGAAGGCGGGGAAGCAGTTACTTTAAATGATCTGGGAGAGGGTGCAGAGGAGACAACGACCTCCGCTATCCCGCACGAAGACACGGAAAGGACCATTACGGTACGTGCCTATCCGGGAGATGCTTCTGAGGATGAGATTTTAGAGGCGGCCGGGGATTCTCTTGACTCCATTGAAAATGAATACGGCGGCGTCAATGTCCAGGTGGGGGGAGAGACATCCGAACGAAACGATGTATTTATTGATATCGGACAAATATTTATTGTAGTGGTTTTCCTGCTGCTCATATTATTTGCGCTGCAGTTCTATTCGCTGCGCATCCCGTTTATCGTTTTGAGTGCAGTGTATGTGGCAATCGCGGGGGTCATTCTCGGTTTGTTCCTTACACAGACAGGTCTCGGATTCATGTCGATGATGGGGGCAGTCAGCCTTGCCGGCATCGTCGTACGGAATGCGGTCGTTATGATAGAATTTATGGAACAGCGCATACGGAGCGGTGAAGGTGTTAAAGAAGCCGTGGTGGCAGCGGGGGAAGCACGATTCCGGCCAATTCTTTTGACAAGCCTGACATCCATCGCTGGTCTTCTTCCGATCGCTCTTGGAGACAACCCGTTGTTTCAGCCGCTGGGCACAGCTATTGTGACAGGGCTTGTCTTTTCCACCATCCTGACACTATTGCTGGTTCCGGCCCTGTACACCTGGAAAACGGAAAGCGACCAAAAACGACGTGCGCGAAAATCAAAGAAATAAGGTGAATGGTATTGAAACAGCTCGCAATTATTCCCTGCGGGGCGAAAAAAGCCTGGGACACGGAGCCGGCTCTCGGGCCACTTCCTGTAAAACACGTGTACCAGAGTACGTTTCATCAGCTGTGCCGGGCTTACGCAGAGACATTCGCTGATCAGTGGGCCGTACTCTCCGGGAAACACGGGTTTATGTACCCACAGGAGCTCATTGATACAAATTACGATGTTACATTTGGAAAAGGACAGCAGGACGAGGTCTCACGGTCTTTCTGCACGCAGCAGTGGCAGGAAAAACAGATGAGTGAGTACGACCAATATGTCGTACTGCTCGGCAAAAAATACGATACGGTCGTGACAAGGATACTGCCTATGGGAAGAACTGTTTTTCCGCTCCGGGAATACCGCGGGATGGGGTACATGCAGCAGGCGCTAAAGCAGGCGGTAGCAAGCCATCGCCCGCTTCCCCTTCATGCCCGGGAAGAAGAGTCATGGTAGAAACGATCCTGTTTTTTCTGACAGCAGCTGTCGTATTAATGGCGCTTACGTACATCCCTGTGCTCGGCACCTATCTATCGTTGTTTCAAACGATGGTGCACGAAAACGGTCATGCTTTCATGGCGCTTGCCACCGGAGGGAGAGTGCGGTCGATTTCTTTATTTTATACGAGGGAGGGGATTGCTGAAACGGGCCATAAGGGCAAGCTTGGCCAGGCGCTTACAACGTTTGCAGGCTATCCGTTTGCAAGCGGAATGGCCGTTCTTTACAGCTGGATATTTACTTCGGGCTGGTACAGCGGACTCATGATTGGCCTCGTAGGCCTGCTCATTTGGAATACGCTTCTATGGGTTCGCAATCCTGCCGGGATTATCTGGGGGCTGGCAGCTTCGGGCGGGGGGCTGTATCTGCTTATCGAAAATATGATTATGCTTATGATGTGGATTATGTTCATTCTCGGCGTACTTCTGGTTATTCAGTCGGTTCGCTCGGCCTGGATCATTCTGCAGCGGAGTCTGCAGATGCCGGGGGATGCCGGAGATGCTACAGGGATGTACAGGGTGACCCGCATCCCCGCGCAGGTATGGGGTGTGCTCTTTTTTGCACTGGCGCTTGCAGCAGCATGGTTTTCAGCCGGCTTTTGGCTGCAGTGGGACAGTGCTGTACTTATTTAGGGAAAACGCTTAGTTGTTTTCTCTTTTTTTATCCGGAAAAACAGACGGCGTTAACAAACCGAAGCTGTTTTATAAAAAGGAAGATTTTAAAGCTTGAAGAATACTTTAAAGCGAAAATGGGAAAAGCTGAAGTGAAAAAGAGATTTTCAGAAATGAGGGATAGCGAGTGACCGAAACCATCAATCCGAGTCAGAAAATATCAGCTTCAGTTGATAAGCTGTGGGAAGAGGAAATAGAGTTTTTGCAGACGATAGCCCGGTTTCCGAGTACGATCGAATATGAAGGTTCGCTTCAATTATACTTAAAGAATTTTTTCCAGAACGAGCTTCAGATGGACGTGGAGACAGTGGATGTCGATGAAAAAGAAATCAGTTCTCTTCCGGGGTACTCCCCGAGCGAGTGGTCCTACGCGGGCCGTCCGGTAGTAGTGGCAAAAGCGCCGGGCAGTTCGAGGGATTCCGGCGGGAAGAGTCTGCTGTTCCAGGGCCATGTGGACGTCGTAAGCCCAGAGCCAAAGCACAAATGGAGCGTGGATCCATGGGGAGCCCATCGTATTGGGGACCGTATGTACGGACGCGGTGTACTCGATATGAAAAGCGGCGTTGCGGCAATGATTTATGCCTATAAAGCCATACAGGATGCAGGCTATGAACCGTCAGCTGATTTTTCCATCAAAACGGTTATTGAAGAAGAAGCAACAGGCAACGGAACGCTCGCAGCAGCGAATGCCGGGCACCTGGCTGATGCCGTTCTCATTCCGGAGCCGTTTGGGCAGTGTCCATCCACCGCCCAGCTCGGAAGCATCTGGCTTCGCATTCATATCGATACGAGCAGCAACCTCAAGTCGGATCAAACCGGTGTCGGAGCGAATGCCATCGAAAAAGCACAGAGCGTGATTGAAGCTCTGCAGAGCTACCGGGAATACGTCAACCGGGATGAACAAAAGCCGCCGGAATTTGCTCATATGACAGAACCGATCGACGTTGAGGTGGGAACGATGCACAGCGGAGACTTTGCCTCCAATATTCCTGTAGAAGCGACTCTTGAGGTGAGGTCTGCAATTTACCCGGGGAAGGACCCGGCCGAAGGCAAGCAGGATTTAATCGATTGGATTCTCGATAAAACGAAAGACGATGAATGGCTCCGCGAATACCCGCCCTCTTTCGAATCCTTCGGCTTCCATGCTGAGGGGATGGTGATGCCTGAGGAAGACCCGCTATTTGCCAAGCTCGATGAAGCCCACGAAATGGTGACCGGAAAACAATGTGGCAGACAGGCCATTCCAGTAACGACAGATGCACGGTATTACGGCCTTTATTATAATACTCCGGTTACATGCTACGGTCCATCTGGGGCAAAGATGCACGAGCCGGATGAATGGGTGGACCTTGAAAGTATAAAAAACGTAACGAAGGTGTACGCAGACTTTTTAATCCGGTGGTGCGGCATTCATAAAAAGGAAGGGGAAAGCTGATGAGCTATTCGCGAGCCTTGATTGTGATTGATTACACGATGGACTTTGTGGCAGAGGAAGGTACACTCACCTGCGGAGAGCCGGGACAGAAAATCGAAGGCGCCATTTATCAATTAATCGAAACGTATCAGGCCGCAGGTGA
Proteins encoded in this region:
- a CDS encoding DUF6884 domain-containing protein — protein: MKQLAIIPCGAKKAWDTEPALGPLPVKHVYQSTFHQLCRAYAETFADQWAVLSGKHGFMYPQELIDTNYDVTFGKGQQDEVSRSFCTQQWQEKQMSEYDQYVVLLGKKYDTVVTRILPMGRTVFPLREYRGMGYMQQALKQAVASHRPLPLHAREEESW
- a CDS encoding M50 family metallopeptidase — its product is MVETILFFLTAAVVLMALTYIPVLGTYLSLFQTMVHENGHAFMALATGGRVRSISLFYTREGIAETGHKGKLGQALTTFAGYPFASGMAVLYSWIFTSGWYSGLMIGLVGLLIWNTLLWVRNPAGIIWGLAASGGGLYLLIENMIMLMMWIMFILGVLLVIQSVRSAWIILQRSLQMPGDAGDATGMYRVTRIPAQVWGVLFFALALAAAWFSAGFWLQWDSAVLI
- a CDS encoding ArgE/DapE family deacylase yields the protein MTETINPSQKISASVDKLWEEEIEFLQTIARFPSTIEYEGSLQLYLKNFFQNELQMDVETVDVDEKEISSLPGYSPSEWSYAGRPVVVAKAPGSSRDSGGKSLLFQGHVDVVSPEPKHKWSVDPWGAHRIGDRMYGRGVLDMKSGVAAMIYAYKAIQDAGYEPSADFSIKTVIEEEATGNGTLAAANAGHLADAVLIPEPFGQCPSTAQLGSIWLRIHIDTSSNLKSDQTGVGANAIEKAQSVIEALQSYREYVNRDEQKPPEFAHMTEPIDVEVGTMHSGDFASNIPVEATLEVRSAIYPGKDPAEGKQDLIDWILDKTKDDEWLREYPPSFESFGFHAEGMVMPEEDPLFAKLDEAHEMVTGKQCGRQAIPVTTDARYYGLYYNTPVTCYGPSGAKMHEPDEWVDLESIKNVTKVYADFLIRWCGIHKKEGES